One segment of Malassezia restricta chromosome V, complete sequence DNA contains the following:
- a CDS encoding polyphosphoinositide phosphatase has protein sequence MSHEDVWSERPGDLTRCTLYKSRDYMYLVYVSADQTRHRILRILRVPPILAQDKTSVADEPPKSPPKETAAETPAASPPGTPTHYERSSSSVVLSIADDDEHAPQAVPPTSGTLSSEITELASSLVPEHATSIPGAPENANGKYLGLYDADVLHLRLTAEWKQYTGATDEPRAEAPERTVRPISDLGRTPEPAHTPPPPPPPPPSSAPSEAPSELPESSSDSAWALRVTAYSSEHTPPNELHDVLAAIYDGAGHDGPCKEVGRYFGLVGFVRFTAGYYMVLISKRSVVSLVGGHYIYHCDETQVVPLCSSSALYTALGRNKTRDASESSLLRSFNQVDLSKNFYFSYTYDITRTLQENMTGPRAHAQLFVAKAWGYKEKFLWNYQLLEPAFGDCRDSAPDDARRHWIIPLVHGFVDQAKLNVLGTAIYVSLIARRSRHFAGARFYKRGINVDGYVANDVETEQIVSKPVTTPFYWPASRFDASTLRASPHFASYVMMRGSIPVFWTQDSNNMSPRPPIEISVVDPYYTAAMRHFRELFSAYGTPVIVLNLVKSKERQPRESKLLRAFTECIEHLNGFLPSDDDGKDHRIRYIPWDMSRASKSRNENVIEFLEELAEEALEATQYFHSGPLPETFCRITDPSNDPILLQHGIVRVNCVDCLDRTNAAQFVLGKVALAHQLHALGLLKHPHLSFDSDAVDMLTEMYHDLGDTIALQYGGSALAHTTDTYRKINHWSSHSRDMLEGIRRYYANSFADAEKQASIDLFLGQEPSESRAMLHEHAGQEERTMRLTTYTDAAEHMNAKLRYLQHFVHTERCFWDGYYRPTLFTDLQRLHAYKMTAVHLDRADVDDPMPMLNESEAPSLEHVPKHMRTPTTSSLHRSILGGMRQWIKPSVAPFDSRDKSQDTPSTHDAASTHAPAHAPEPVAPHPLEAVVHRTMHPSLSRQEAREYLAYCTQFDALPFRLTDHTTDTDLHIYEQATSMHLHGFIHTRTEAPDAVYAAFTQPPLVRFAAARV, from the coding sequence ATGTCCCACGAGGACGTATGGTCGGAGCGGCCGGGCGACTTGACGCGATGTACGCTGTACAAGTCGCGCGACTACATGTACCTCGTGTATGTGAGTGCGGACCAGACGCGGCATCGCATCCTGCGCATTCTCCGCGTGCCGCCGAtcctggcgcaggacaAGACGTCCGTAGCGGACGAGCCGCCCAAGTCGCCACCGAAAGAGACCGCGGCAGAGACGCCTGCCGCCTCCCCTCCTGGTACACCAACTCATTATGAACGGAGCTCTTcgagcgtcgtgctcagcatcgccgatgacgacgagcatgCTCCACAAGCGGTGCCGCCGACATCGGGCACTCTGTCCTCGGAAATCACTGAGCTGGCCTCGTCTCTCGTGCCCGAGCATGCTACTTCGATACCCGGTGCGCCTGAGAATGCTAATGGCAAATACCTCGGTCTGTACGATGcggacgtgctgcatcTTCGCTTGACCGCCGAGTGGAAGCAGTACACGGGCGCCACAGACGAGCCGCGCGCCGAAGCGCCTGAGCGGACCGTCCGTCCTATCTCCGATCTTGGTCGCACTCCTGAACCGGCACATacaccgccgccgccaccaccaccaccgccaaGCTCGGCGCCCAGTGAAGCGCCCTCCGAACTACCCGAGTCGTCCAGCGACAGCGCATGGGCCCTCCGAGTCACGGCGTATTCTTCCGAGCACACGCCGCCCAacgagctgcacgatgTGCTCGCGGCGATTTACGACGGTGCAGGCCATGACGGTCCGTGCAAAGAAGTCGGCCGCTACTTTGGCCTTGTTGGGTTTGTGCGCTTCACGGCGGGCTACTACATGGTGCTCATCTCAAAGAGGAGCGTCGTGAGTCTCGTGGGCGGTCACTATATCTACCACTGCGATGAGACGCAAGTCGTGCCCTTGTGTtcctcgagcgcgctgTACACGGCACTGGGACGCAACAAGACCCGCGATGCGAGTGAATCCAGCCTGCTCCGATCGTTCAACCAAGTGGACTTGAGCAAAAACTTCTACTTCAGCTACACGTACGACATCACACGCACGCTCCAGGAAAACATGACAGGTCCTCGCGCTCATGCTCAGCTTTTCGTCGCCAAGGCGTGGGGGTACAAGGAAAAGTTTTTATGGAACTatcagctgctggagccAGCCTTTGGCGATTGCCGCGACTCGGCGCCGGACGACGCGAGGCGCCACTGGATTATACCCCTCGTGCATGGCTTTGTGGATCAGGCCAAGCTCAATGTCCTGGGCACCGCGATCTATGTATCGCTCAtagcgcggcgctcgcggcaTTTTGCCGGTGCGCGCTTTTACAAGCGCGGCATCAATGTCGATGGCTACGTCGCCAACGACGTCGAGACGGAGCAGATTGTCAGCAAGCCCGTGACAACGCCGTTCTACTGGCCGGCCTCCCGCTTTGATGCATCTACACTGCGTGCATCGCCTCACTTTGCGTCGTACGTCATGATGCGCGGCTCGATTCCAGTGTTCTGGACGCAGGACTCGAACAACATGTCGCCACGCCCGCCGATTGAAATTTCCGTCGTCGATCCCTACTACACagcggccatgcgccacttTCGCGAGCTGTTCAGTGCGTACGGCACACCCGTCATTGTGCTCAACCTTGTCAAGAGCAAAGAGCGCCAGCCGCGCGAGTCCAAGCTGTTGCGCGCCTTTACTGAGTGCATCGAGCACCTGAATGGCTTTCTCCCctcggacgacgatggcaaAGACCATCGTATCCGCTACATCCCGTGGGACATGAGCCGGGCCAGCAAGAGCCGGAACGAAAACGTCATCGAGTTTCTGGAAGAGCTGGCCGAAGAGGCGCTTGAAGCTACGCAGTACTTTCATTCGGGACCGCTGCCCGAGACGTTCTGTCGCATCACAGACCCATCCAACGACCCGATCCTTCTGCagcatggcatcgtgcgTGTCAATTGTGTCGACTGCCTCGATCGCACGAATGCCGCCCAATTTGTGCTGGGCAAAGTCGCCTTGGCTCACCAATTGCATGCTCTTGGTCTGCTGAAACACCCACACTTGTCCTTCGATTCAGACGCCGTGGATATGCTCACGGAAATGTACCACGACCTAGGCGACACCATTGCCCTGCAGTACGGGGGCTCAGCACTCGCTCATACGACAGACACGTACCGCAAGATCAACCACTGGTCGTCGCATTCGCGCGATATGCTCGAGGGTATTCGGCGATACTATGCCAACTCGTTCGCCGATGCTGAAAAGCAGGCTTCGATCGACTTGTTTCTGGGACAGGAGCCCAGCGAGTCCCGGGCGATGCTGCATGAGCATGCGGGACAAGAAgagcgcacgatgcgcttgaCTACCTACACTGATGCGGCAGAACACATGAACGCCAAACTGCGCTACTTACAGCACTTTGTTCATACAGAAAGGTGCTTCTGGGACGGGTACTATCGACCCACGCTCTTTACTGActtgcagcgcctgcatgccTACAAAATGACCGCCGTGCACTTGGACCGCGCTGACGTGGATGATCCGATGCCGATGCTCAACGAGTCAGAGGCGCCTtcgctcgagcatgtgccgAAACACATGCGCACACCGACGACAAGCTCCCTGCACCGCTCGATTctcggcggcatgcgtCAATGGATCAAGCCGTCCGTGGCGCCTTTCGACTCTCGCGACAAGTCGCAGGACACACCATCCACGCATGATGCGGCATCTACacacgcacctgctcacGCACCGGAGCCAGTCGCGCCGCATCCCCTCGAGGCGGTCGTGCACCGCACGATGCATCCCAGCCTCTCTCGGCAGGAAGCACGTGAGTACCTCGCGTACTGCACGCAGTTCGATGCCTTGCCCTTCCGGCTCACGGATCACACCACCGATACGGACCTGCATATCTATGAGCAGGCCACCTCAATGCACTTGCACGGCTTTATCCATACCCGCACCGAGGCACCTGACGCTGTCTACGCAGCCTTCACCCAGCCGCCCCTGGTGCGGTTtgcagcggcgcgtgtATAA
- a CDS encoding delta24(24(1))-sterol reductase, whose product MAATPIREGVRTRRAAAQAAEQERLQQQQQQQQQQQQQQPPQRSDDTYHHTYAHPDLRDPQIMGGVKERAVAVPTPGIKITEKGRERDRLMDTHQSWEFGGPWGVTAMITLFPVLMYYLWICLWFYDGQFAHPTSLADIVPFFQRMGRHVYEDAFPTPRALIGYGGLMVVEFVLAWIVPGYMQEGLPVPSLNYKTLMYKCNALGCLYCTLIIAAALHFSGVYRLTQIIEHFGEYMTVSMIAGFAVSFATYFHAVFTHTTHRMSGNFMYDFFMGAALNPRIGPIDLKMWAEVRIPWVLLFMISVSGACQQYEQYGYVTPNMAFMVLATGLYLNACAKGEECIPQTWDMFHEKWGFMVIFWNFAGVPFTYCYSIVYMAAHPPEYYRFSTPTYVFMYALLLFAHFVFDSSMAQKSRFRMQLQGTLKVRWSFPQWPWSTLSNPRYLQTEHGNALLIDGWWQFLRKPNYTADWTQAFLWGAIAGTRSVIPYYYSVFFLAVLTHRCSRDFERCARKYGKDWDKYCRIVPYRFIPFVY is encoded by the coding sequence ATGGCTGCCACTCCGATTCGGGAAGGCGTgcgtacgcggcgcgctgccgcccaagccgcTGAGCAAGAAAGGTTGCAGCAGCAACAACAacaacagcagcagcaacaaCAACAGCAGCCACCGCAACGTAGCGATGACACGTACCATCACACGTACGCCCATCCTGATCTGCGTGACCCGCAGATTATGGGCGGCGTCAAggagcgtgccgtcgcGGTCCCCACACCTGGTATCAAGATCACGGAAAAGGGCCGCGAGCGTGACAGGCTCATGGACACGCACCAGAGCTGGGAGTTTGGTGGTCCGTGGGGCGTCACGGCGATGATCACGCTGTTTCCCGTGCTCATGTACTACTTGTGGATCTGCCTGTGGTTCTACGATGGCCAGTTTGCGCATCCTACCAGCTTGGCGGACATTGTCCCCTTCTTCCAGCGCATGGGTCGCCATGTGTACGAGGACGCGTTTCCGACGCCGCGGGCCCTTATCGGCTACGGCGGCTTGATGGTCGTGGAGTTTGTCCTTGCTTGGATCGTGCCAGGCTACATGCAAGAGGGCCTGCCTGTTCCCTCGCTGAACTACAAGACGCTGATGTACAAGTGCAACGCGCTGGGCTGCTTGTACTGCACGCTGATCATTGCCGCCGCCCTGCACTTTTCGGGCGTCTACCGCCTGACGCAGATCATCGAGCACTTTGGTGAGTACATGACGGTGAGCATGATCGCCGGTTTCGCTGTGAGCTTCGCCACGTACTTCCACGCCGTGTTTACGCACACGACGCACCGCATGAGCGGCAACTTTATGTACGACTTTTTCatgggcgccgcgctgaATCCGCGCATCGGTCCGATCGATCTCAAGATGTGGGCTGAAGTGCGTATTCCGTGGGTGCTGCTATTTATGATCAGCGTGAGTGGTGCATGCCAGCAGTACGAACAGTACGGCTACGTGACGCCGAATATGGCGTTCATGGTGCTGGCAACGGGTCTCTACCTCAATGCATGCGCCAAGGGTGAGGAGTGCATTCCGCAGACGTGGGACATGTTCCACGAAAAATGGGGCTTCATGGTCATCTTTTGGAACTTTGCCGGCGTGCCGTTCACGTACTGCTATAGCATCGTGTACATGGCCGCGCACCCGCCTGAGTACTACCGCTTCTCGACGCCGACGTATGTGTTTATGTACGCGCTGCTCCTCTTTGCGCACTTTGTGTTCGACTCGTCCATGGCGCAAAAGTCGCGCTTCcgcatgcagctgcagggCACGCTCAAGGTACGCTGGTCTTTCCCACAGTGGCCATGGAGCACACTCTCGAACCCACGGTATCTCCAGACCGAGCACGGCAATGCACTGCTGATCGACGGCTGGTGGCAGTTCCTCCGCAAGCCCAACTACACCGCTGACTGGACGCAGGCGTTTTTGTGGGGCGCGATCGCCGGAACTCGCTCCGTCATTCCCTACTACTACTCTGTCTTCTTCCTCGCCGTGCTTACGCACCGCTGCAGCCGCGACTTTGAGCGCTGCGCCCGCAAGTACGGCAAGGACTGGGACAAGTACTGCCGCATTGTGCCCTACCGCTTCATTCCGTTCGTGTATTAA
- a CDS encoding large subunit ribosomal protein L7/L12: protein MMMKPAAAAARRVALALPRARAMPVRMLSQSVRVCEEASAPSPKITEIVDRIEKLTLLEASELVQELKTRLNITDIAMPAAAAPAAPAAAAPSDEAPAEEKPKEKTLFTIKFLGLGSDSAKAKVIKEVKAINTSMNLVEAKKFVESAPQTLKENVTKEDAEKIKEAVEKAGGKIELA from the coding sequence ATGATGATGAagcctgctgctgccgccgcgcgtcgcgtcgcGCTAGCGCTCCCGCGCGCCCGTGCGATGCCTGTTCGTATGCTTTCTCAGTCTGTGCGTGTGTGCGAAgaggcgtcggcgccgtcgcccaAGATTACTGAGATTGTAGACCGCATTGAAAAGCtcacgctgctcgaggcTTCCGAGCTGGTGCAGGAGCTCAAGACGCGTCTGAATATCACTGACATTGCCATGcctgcggcggcggctccagcggctccagcagctgccgcgcccTCTGACGAGGCGCCTGCGGAGGAGAAGCCGAAGGAAAAGACACTCTTTACGATCAAGTTCCTGGGTCTCGGGTCCGACAGCGCCAAGGCCAAGGTCATTAAGGAGGTCAAGGCCATCAACACGAGCATGAACCTGGTTGAGGCCAAGAAGTTCGTCGAGTCGGCGCCACAGACGCTCAAGGAGAACGTGACAAAGGAGGACGCAGAAAAGATCAAGGAGGCCGTGGAGAAGGCCGGCGGCAAGATTGAACTGGCCTAA
- a CDS encoding Cu+-exporting ATPase: MSDAEKKGETHKFHVSGMTCGACVSSIEKMLGKQEGILDVTVALLAERATVTYDASCGWTPEKVVEAIDDIGFDAEVVVEPKEDDVVLSIFGMTCSSCTSSLERVLRAEPGVVSCEVSLATQRAHIRFDHHRTNVRALVEAVEKAGFDALLYDDRDAAQIDSLTHVREMHDWWHAFLFSLAFAVPNFFLCMVLMHVQFLRPILMAQLLPGLYVQDVLGLLLTLPVQFGVGQRFFRAAYKAIRHGSMTMDTLVIVGTMAAWTFSVAAMLVSLGCTGPGCEKPKTFFDTSTMLITFVALGRYLENSAKGHTGEALTRLMQLAPQKATILSGDSERVIPAELLQVGDMVKLVPGEKIAADGIVRHGSSTVDESMVTGEHVPVPKSVGAQVLGGTVNGHGTLDFEVTRAGRDTSLNRIVQLVQDAQVSKAPIQDYADRVAGVFVPCIIALSLFTLVLWLTVACVFPPAWQPRMLRDAGSHKFMECLKLCISVVVVACPCALGLSTPTAVMVGTGVGAENGILIKNAPSLEAACAVRHVVFDKTGTLTKGQLSVTDQMHVGPFPLEHMLALVQSVESRSEHVLARALIAHCAATPLPPAHTDSFDMVQGAGVRATAECEGSVYDVVIGNATLHGERPVPMEAFAQGWEARGCTVVYVSLNGALTAAFALSDVLKEHAADSVQWLHDMGMQCSIMTGDTSASAGAVAQAVGVFPDHVHAGLSPNGKLTLLRECRTPRPQAHTLLERVCEALIPTQKYGLAMVGDGVNDSPALAVADVGVAMSSGSDIAMGAASIVLMRNDLMDVPTAFMLCQRIFWQIRLNFLWAMTYNMIMVPLAMGLLLPWGIYLHPMMAGLAMACSSVSVVLSSLSLRRWKRPTLSDAPPSAGPTWPRRLVRMLSHMSRSAPPEPEYTALNEVV; encoded by the coding sequence ATGTCGGACGCCGAGAAGAAGGGCGAGACGCACAAGTTCCATGTCAGCGGTATGAcgtgtggcgcgtgcgttTCGAGCATTGAAAAGATGCTGGGAAAGCAGGAAGGCATTCTCGATGTCACGGTGGCTCTGCTGGCGGAGCGCGCCACAGTCACATACGATGCGTCGTGTGGCTGGACGCCAGAGAAGGTCGTGGAGGCGATTGACGACATCGGCTTTGATGCGGAAGTGGTGGTCGAGCCCAAGGAGGACGATGTGGTGCTGTCGATATTTGGCATGACGTGCTCGTCCTGCACGAGTTCGCTCGAGAGGGTGCTCCGAGCCGAGCCAGGTGTCGTATCGTGTGAGGTGTCgctggcgacgcagcgcgcccaCATCCGCTTTGATCACCACCGAACgaatgtgcgtgcgcttgTGGAAGCTGTTGAAAAGGCAGGTTTCGATGCACTGCTTTATGATGACcgtgacgcggcgcagatCGACAGCCTCACGCACGTCCGCGAGATGCATGACTGGTGGCATGCGTTTCTGTTTTCATTGGCGTTTGCCGTGCCCAACTTTTTCCTGTGTATGGTCCTTATGCACGTTCAATTTCTACGTCCCATTCTGATGGCACAGCTCCTGCCGGGCTTGTATGTGCAGGACGTGCTAGGCCTGCTTCTCACGCTGCCGGTCCAATTCGGCGTGGGACAGCGCTTTTTCCGGGCGGCGTACAAAGCCATTCGGCACGGGTCCATGACGATGGACACGCTCGTGATTGTCGGCAcgatggcggcgtggaCGTTCAGTGTAGCAGCGATGCTCGTCTCGCTGGGATGCACGGGGCCTGGCTGCGAGAAGCCCAAGACGTTTTTCGATACGTCGACCATGCTTATAACGTTTGTGGCGCTGGGCCGCTACTTGGAAAATTCGGCCAAGGGACACACGGGCGAGGCACTGACGCGGCTGAtgcagctggcgccgcaAAAGGCCACTATTCTGTCGGGCGATTCGGAGCGCGTGATTCCTGCCGAGTTGCTGCAGGTCGGCGACATGGTCAAGCTGGTGCCGGGCGAGAAGATTGCGGCGGACGGTATTGTGCGACATGGCTCTAGCACGGTGGATGAGAGTATGGTCACGGGCGAGCACGTCCCGGTGCCCAAGTCGGTCGGTgcgcaggtgctgggcggcacGGTGAATGGCCACGGCACGCTGGACTTTGAAGTGACTCGTGCAGGTCGTGATACGAGTCTGAACCGCATTGTCCAGCTGGTGCAGGATGCGCAGGTCAGCAAGGCGCCTATCCAAGACTATGCGGATCGCGTGGCGGGTGTATTTGTGCCGTGTATCATTGCACTCAGTCTGTTTACGCTCGTGCTCTGGCTGACGGTCGCGTGTGTCTTTCCGCCGGCATGGCAGCCGCGCATGCTCCGTGATGCGGGGTCGCACAAGTTTATGGAGTGCTTGAAGCTGTGCATTAGTGTCGTGGTCGTCGCGTGTCCGTGTGCCTTGGGTCTCAGTACGCCGACGGCCGTCATGGTCGGCACGGGTGTCGGTGCCGAGAACGGCATTCTCATCAAGAATGCGCCGTCGTTGGaagcggcgtgcgctgtgcgcCACGTGGTCTTTGACAAGACAGGCACGCTCACCAAGGGGCAGTTGAGCGTGACGGACCAGATGCATGTCGGTCCGTTCccgctcgagcacatgctcgcgctcgtccagAGCGTCGAGAGCCGCAGTGAACATGTGCTGGCACGGGCTCTGATAGCCCACTGTGCTGCGACCCCGTTGCCGCCAGCGCACACGGACTCGTTTGACATGGTGCAGGGTGCGGGTGTGCGTGCCACGGCGGAGTGCGAGGGATCTGTCTATGATGTGGTAATCGGCAacgcgacgctgcatggcgagcGGCCGGTGCCGATGGAAGCCTTTGCACAGGGCTGGGAGGCTCGGGGATGTACGGTCGTGTACGTTTCGTTGAACGGCGCGCTGACCGCGGCGTTTGCTCTATCTGACGTGCTCAAGGAGCATGCAGCCGACAGTGTTCAGTGGCTGCACGACATGGGTATGCAGTGCAGTATCATGACAGGCGATACGTCCGCGTcagcaggcgccgtggcgcaggcggtCGGCGTGTTCCCGGACCATGTGCATGCTGGCCTGTCGCCGAATGGCAAGCTCACGTTGCTGCGTGAgtgccgcacgccgcgtccgcaggcgcacacgctgctggagcgtgTGTGTGAAGCGCTGATTCCCACGCAAAAGTACGGCCTGGCGATGGTGGGCGACGGTGTGAACGACTCCCCGGCGTTGGCGGTCGCCGATGTCGGCGTAGCGATGTCGTCTGGCTCGGACATTGCGAtgggcgcggcgtcgaTTGTGCTCATGCGCAACGATTTGATGGATGTGCCGACGGCCTTTATGCTGTGTCAGCGCATATTTTGGCAGATCCGCCTCAACTTTCTGTGGGCGATGACCTACAACATGATCATGGTGCCTCTCGCCATGGGCCTGCTCCTCCCTTGGGGCATATACCTGCATCCCATGATGGCTGGCCTTGCGATGGCTTGCAGTAGCGTGAGTGTCGTGCTCAGCTCGCTTTCGCTGCGCCGGTGGAAGCGCCCCACCCTGTCTGATGCCCCGCCGTCGGCTGGTCCGACGTggccacggcgcctcgtccgcatGCTGTCTCACATGAGCCGCTcagcgccgcctgagcCCGAGTACACGGCGCTGAACGAGGTGGTCTAG
- a CDS encoding MSF1 domain protein produces MVQTVASDAQLAFPWRECVQGFFLRYPNPQASHVLSVDVVARRIEERAPPEPGPLPRLVLCTSRLILKSGSLPSWVPRNIIQQTTSWVLEDSEVDLSAEAPRVMSIWTRNLDHTSVLAVTEALTLREDGASTRMHIDADVRSGVSFRLLRRRIEKFGHKRYLSHMESSRHGLIWAILRIAPHLVHTPQPQAPVPYRQRLLHALRPPFLDGYPLTPWQWLKKQGRRLRDKFRQRPTDTQT; encoded by the coding sequence ATGGTCCAAACGGTCGCGAGTgacgcgcagctcgcgtTTCCATGGCGCGAGTGCGTCCAAGGCTTTTTCCTACGCTACCCCAATCCACAGGCCTCTCATGTTCTctccgtcgacgtcgtagcgcggcgcatcgaggagcgtgcgccgcctgagcCAGGGCCGCTACCCCGCCTCGTGCtgtgcacgtcgcgccTCATCCTCAAGTCGGGCTCGCTACCGAGCTGGGTCCCGCGCAACATTATCCAGCAAACGACGTCATGGGTGCTAGAGGACAGCGAAGTCGATCTGAGTGCGGAGGCGCCCCGCGTCATGTCCATTTGGACCCGCAACTTGGACCACACATCCGTCCTGGCCGTCACGGAGGCACTGACTTTGCGTGAAGAtggcgcatcgacgcggatgcacatcgacgccgacgtgcgctCGGGCGTCTCATTCCgcctcctgcgccgccgcatcgAAAAGTTTGGACACAAGCGGTACCTGTCGCACATGGAGTCGTCTCGCCACGGCCTCATTTGGGCGATTCTGCGCATTGCGCCTCACCTTGTACATACCCCTCAGCCCcaggcgcctgtgccgtaccgccagcgccttttgcatgcgctgcgcccgcCGTTCCTCGATGGATACCCCCTGACGCCATGGCAGTGGCTCAAGAAGCAGGGACGCCGGCTCCGCGACAAGTTTCGTCAGCGCCCCACAGATACCCAGACGTAG
- a CDS encoding signal recognition particle subunit SRP54: protein MVLADLGRRLHQAFSDLQRQPTVDDASIDQLLKDVCAALLASDVNVRLVQKLRQDVKDEVRALLNDKGKAETYSDAQRKNQVQRIIFDYLVQLVDPGEGSTKHRLDKGQQSVIMFVGLQGSGKTTSCTKLALWYQKRGYRTGLVCADTFRAGAFDQLKQNAAKARIPFYGSYTETDPVAIASAGVASFKKNRFDVIIVDTSGRHKQEKDLFDEMIDISRAVKPKQTIMVLDASIGQAAEAQCRAFKEAADYGALFVTKLDGHAKGGGAISAVASSQTPILFIGTGEHIHDLEPFRARPFISKLLGMGDLSGLMDKMEEMHMNEDVQQRQRDMMKKIQEGGTLTIRDWREQITSIMSMGPMSKIAGMIPGMGQMMGGEGPNDQTANQKFKTMLYIIDSMTPDELDSDGSCFTKPIHPGTKTPVRLTARALRVARGSGTSVRDVEEFLMQYRTMAHMVKKVGGKTNWMQQMKGGAPMMPPGMTREQMHKMQQSLPADIKAQLRQPGGREQLMRQLQSGQVPPSLAAMGGLGGMPGMGGMPDLSQMQNMMQGGLGGLMQKMMGGAS from the coding sequence ATGGTGCTAGCGGATCTggggcggcggctgcaCCAGGCGTTCTCGGACCTGCAGCGGCAGCCGACGGTGGATGATGCGTCGATTGACCAGCTGCTCAAGGATGTGTGTGCGGCCTTGCTGGCGAGCGATGTAAATGTCCGACTCGTGCAAAAGCTGCGGCAGGACGTGAAGGACGAAGTGCGGGCCCTGCTCAATGACAAGGGGAAGGCTGAGACGTACTCGGacgcgcagcgcaagaaccaggtgcagcgcatcatctTTGACTACCTCGTTCAGCTTGTGGATCCTGGCGAAGGCTCGACCAAGCACCGCCTCGACAAGGGGCAGCAGAGTGTCATTATGTTTGTCGGCCTGCAGGGCTCAGGTAAGACGACGTCGTGTACCAAGCTGGCGCTCTGGTACCAGAAGCGCGGCTACAGGACGGGTCTCGTGTGTGCTGATACGTTCCGCGCCGGCGCTTTTGACCAGCTCAAGCAGAATGcagccaaggcgcgcatTCCGTTCTATGGCTCGTACACAGAGACGGATCCCGTCGCGATTGCGTCGGCAGGTGTCGCGTCCTTCAAAAAGAACCGCTTCGATGTGATCATTGTCGACACATCTGGCCGGCACAAGCAGGAGAAGGACCTGTTTGACGAGATGATCGACATCAGCCGCGCCGTCAAACCCAAGCAGACCATCATGGTCCTGGATGCGAGCATCGGCcaggccgccgaggcgcagtGTCGCGCGTTCAAGGAGGCAGCTGACTATGGTGCGCTCTTCGTCACCAAGCTCGATGGTCATGCCAAGGGCGGTGGTGCCATCTCAGCcgtggcgtcgtcgcagACGCCCATCCTGTTTATCGGCACGGGCGAGCATATCCACGACCTCGAGCCTTTCCGCGCGCGGCCCTTCATTTCCAAGCTCCTCGGTATGGGCGATCTGTCTGGGCTGATGGACAAGATGGAGGAGATGCACATGAACGAGGacgtccagcagcgccagcgcgaTATGATGAAAAAGATTCAAGAAGGCGGCACGTTGACGATCCGCGACTGGCGCGAACAGATCACGAGCATCATGAGCATGGGGCCCATGTCCAAGATTGCGGGCATGATTCCCGGCATGGGCCAGATGATGGGCGGCGAGGGACCGAACGACCAAACCGCGAACCAAAAATTCAAGACGATGCTCTACATCATCGACAGCATGACACCCGACGAGCTGGATTCCGACGGCAGCTGCTTCACCAAGCCCATCCACCCAGGAACGAAAACGCCCGTGCGTCTCACCGCGCGGGCCCtgcgtgtggcgcgcgGTAGTGGCACGAGTGTGCGTGATGTCGAAGAGTTTCTCATGCAGTACCGCACAATGGCGCACATGGTCAAGAAGGTCGGCGGCAAGACGAACTGGATGCAGCAAATGAAAGGTGGCGCACCGATGATGCCACCGGGCATGACGCGCGAGCAGATGCACAAAATGCAACAGTCGCTGCCGGCCGACATCAAGGCCCAGCTCCGTCAGCCAGGCGGCCGCGAACAGCTCATGCGCCAGCTCCAAAGCGGCCAAGTGCCCCCGTCTCTCGCGGCCATGGGCGGTCTCGGTGGCATGCCTGGTatgggcggcatgccagACCTCTCGCAGATGCAAAACATGATGCAGggcggcttgggcggcCTGATGCAGAAAATGATGGGTGGTGCCTCGTAG